TTCGAACTGTTTTTCCTGCTTGTGGTGCGCACGCCGAACCCTTTATAAGAGCGGCTTTCATTTGCGATTCAAGGGGCTGCACCCATGAGCAATGCCTGGAACGAAGGTTATTTCACCGACGAAGGCTACACCTACAGCTATAGCCGGGAGATCAATCCGGTATTCCAGCGCTATTGCCTGTTGCTGCGCGGCTTCGCCAGCCTGGACAACGACGACGGTTATCACTGCGAGCTTGGCTTCGGTCAGGGCGTCTCGATCAATATCCACGCCACCGCGAATCCCGCCGGTTTCGTCGGCACCGATTTCCACCCCGGCCAGGCAGCCCACGCCATCGAACTGGCGAACCTCAGCAATAATGGCGCGAAGCTGTATGACGACAGTTTCGAACAGCTGCTCGCACGCACGGATCTGCCGCAATTCGACAGCATCAGCCTGCACGGCATCTGGAGTTGGGTCAGCCGTGACAACCATAAGCTGATCATCGAATTCGTCCGCCGCCAGCTCAAACCCGGCGGCCATCTGTATGTGAGCTACAACGCTTTGCCGGGTTGGTCGCCGTCAGCGCCGTTGCGTCAACTGTTCAGCCTGCACGACCGTTTTGCCAATGGCTCGACGCGGTCGGATCAGCGCATCGACGCGGCATTGCAGTTTTCCGAGGCGCTGCTGGCGGCCAACCCCAAATACGCCCTGGCCGCGCCGAGCCTGGGGGCCAGGCTGCAGACCATCAAGGGCCAGGATCGCCATTACGTCGCCCACGAGTATTTCAATCGCGACTGGCATTGCCTGTATTTCGCCGACATGGTCGATGCCTTGAGCGCCGCCAAGCTTGATTACGCGACGACAGCCGTGCCGCTGGATTCGGTTGATGCGCTCAACCTGAGTGCCGAGGGCGTCAGCTTTCTCGCGGGGATCGAGCATCCGGTGATGCGTGAGCAGGCGCGCGATTATTTCGTCAATCAGGCGTTCCGCCGCGACCTCTATGTGCGCGGTGCCAACCGCCTCAGCGCCGCCGAGCGCCGTTCGCGCATGCTCGATACGCGGTTCATCCTGCTCCAGGCGGCTGAAAGCGTAGCGTCCACGGTCAGCGGGCCTGCGGGAGAAGCCTCGCTGCAGCCGGAAATCTACGGCCCGGTACTCAATGCGCTGGCCGCACAAAACTACGAAGCGAAATCGCTGCGCCAGTTATTCGCAGCGCTATCACCGATGGCTTATGACGATCTTGAGCAAGCCATCGCGATATTGGTCGGCATGGGCGCTGTGGCCCCCTGCCAGAGTGAAGCCGCCGAGGCGCAAGTGTACG
This window of the Pseudomonas fluorescens genome carries:
- a CDS encoding class I SAM-dependent methyltransferase; this translates as MSNAWNEGYFTDEGYTYSYSREINPVFQRYCLLLRGFASLDNDDGYHCELGFGQGVSINIHATANPAGFVGTDFHPGQAAHAIELANLSNNGAKLYDDSFEQLLARTDLPQFDSISLHGIWSWVSRDNHKLIIEFVRRQLKPGGHLYVSYNALPGWSPSAPLRQLFSLHDRFANGSTRSDQRIDAALQFSEALLAANPKYALAAPSLGARLQTIKGQDRHYVAHEYFNRDWHCLYFADMVDALSAAKLDYATTAVPLDSVDALNLSAEGVSFLAGIEHPVMREQARDYFVNQAFRRDLYVRGANRLSAAERRSRMLDTRFILLQAAESVASTVSGPAGEASLQPEIYGPVLNALAAQNYEAKSLRQLFAALSPMAYDDLEQAIAILVGMGAVAPCQSEAAEAQVYERCAAFNLQLCERALFSANIQVLSSPVTGGGVTVSRFQQLFLLSIRQGKQHPSEWAQLAWSVMAEQNEVLIKDGKTLTTAEENIAELIERAQVFAEQSLIVLSALKIV